A genome region from Gymnogyps californianus isolate 813 chromosome 4, ASM1813914v2, whole genome shotgun sequence includes the following:
- the BBS12 gene encoding Bardet-Biedl syndrome 12 protein isoform X2, producing MAFRDLNARRHIGLQQLSSLALAGRTLLGPMKSCKFIVDESTNQSTLICSAVRLIESLDLTSASGQLLNETIQAQNKEFKTGMSTLLFLIGAWSNAVLECLQQNVPVSAIVSVMSEGLNSCCERVQCLQISIHDVNKELCSSSVRPNAFKSKTCPMRCDSLPNPQIFLHFQKEVSAPEVIPINSCSHQEDDCNFNKDLVSPLAGFGSIASLVKPAGDKSISVISGSGVIASSCNKQKLTHSRYFSTLGKSHFSSQQGFVTLVSPEQVTVLKYFEDKPLRILLMDGDLTEQYRHVGFNRPRNVRTILEHPSLWEGRAGDLWLSSMLDILISFEVNLVLVKGNVCENLMEKCIANSILVIGSVTQDVLCAFGEVTSAQPVTYLTQLNASCVGSGAHVELWKACDGRAMDLGELVPVRIKVRGIPLLTAVLTTTVASKMQLIEDQFWTLVYRLRHALNDEKVFLGGGAVELLCLSHIQMLAKQPLQPANKNAAKEFHNPWLAASVTEHKSVVLQALASGWKQYLSVVMCNTAKAASELEACTSVDHHLKKAADCGSPSAYILKEFRRGDLLRGGSGPFTDHGEGLKVYDNVTAKTEAWRRALDLVLLVLQTDAEIITGPKRNQLLNSRVSSEFMFL from the exons ATGGCTTTCAGGGATTTGAATGCAAGAAGACATATTGGACTTCAACAACTCTCATCCTTAGCGTTAGCTGGAAGAACATTATTGGGGCCAATGAAATCATGTAAATTCATTGTGGATGAAAGCACCAACCAGAGCACATTGATTTGTTCTGCTGTTAGACTGATTGAAAGTTTGGATTTAACTAGTGCTTCTGGACAGCTTCTTAATGAAACCATTCAGGCACAAAACAAGGAGTTTAAGACTGGGATGAGTACCCTGTTGTTTCTTATTGGTGCATGGAGCAATGCCGTACTGGAGTGCCTCCAGCAGAATGTTCCTGTTTCAGCAATAGTATCTGTGATGTCTGAGGGGTTGAACTCTTGCTGTGAGAGAGTCCAGTGTCTTCAAATATCAATACATGATGTAAATAAAGAGCTGTGTTCTAGCAGTGTTAGGCCAAAcgcttttaaaagcaaaacttgccCAATGCGATGTGACAGTCTTCCAAATCCTCAgattttcctgcattttcagAAGGAGGTTTCTGCGCCAGAAGTAATTCCGATAAATTCTTGTTCCCATCAAGAAGACGATTGTAATTTTAACAAAGACCTGGTTTCACCTTTGGCCGGCTTTGGTTCAATAGCTTCTCTTGTCAAACCAGCGGGTGACAAAAGTATATCTGTGATTTCTGGAAGTGGTGTTATTGCATCCAGCTGTAACAAACAAAAGTTAACCCATAGCAGATACTTCAGCACTCTaggaaaaagccatttttcaaGTCAGCAAG GCTTTGTCACGTTAGTATCACCAGAACAAGTCACAGTTCTCAAATACTTTGAAGACAAACCCCTTCGGATTCTGCTAATGGATGGTGACCTAACTGAACAATATCGTCACGTAGGTTTTAATAGACCACGTAACGTAAGGACCATATTGGAGCATCCTAGCCTAtgggaaggcagagcaggagaCTTATGGTTAAGCAGTATGTTAGATATTCTGATAAGCTTTGAAGTAAACTTGGTTTTGGTCAAAGGAAACGTGTGTGAAAacttaatggaaaaatgcatCGCAAACAGTATATTGGTAATTGGTTCTGTGACTCAGGATGTGTTGTGTGCCTTTGGGGAGGTCACCAGCGCCCAGCCAGTGACATACCTCACCCAGCTGAATGCTTCTTGTGTGGGGAGCGGGGCCCACGTGGAGTTGTGGAAGGCCTGTGATGGGCGTGCAATGGATCTGGGTGAGCTTGTGCCAGTCAGGATAAAAGTGCGAGGAATTCCCCTGCTCACGGCCGTGCTTACCACTACTGTAGCTTCAAAGATGCAGCTCATTGAAGACCAGTTCTGGACTCTGGTGTATCGACTCCGTCATGCTTTAAATGACGAGAAGGTTTTTCTTGGTGGTGGTGCAGTGGAGCTCTTGTGCCTTAGTCACATTCAGATGCTTGCAAAACAACCTTTACAGCCAGCAAATAAAAACGCTGCAAAAGAGTTTCACAATCCTTGGCTGGCAGCATCTGTGACAGAGCATAAATCAGTTGTGCTCCAAGCATTAGCAAGTGGCTGGAAGCAGTATCTTTCGGTGGTTATGTGTAACACCGCAAAAGCTGCATCGGAGTTGGAAGCGTGTACCTCAGTTGATCATCACCTCAAAAAAGCAGCTGACTGTGGCTCTCCCTCAGCATATATATTGAAAGAGTTTAGAAGAGGTGATCTGCTCAGGGGTGGTTCTGGTCCCTTCACTGACCATGGAGAGGGTTTAAAGGTTTATGATAATGTTACAGCGAAGACAGAGGCATGGCGGAGAGCTCTAGACTTGGTGCTGCTAGTGCTTCAAACAGATGCCGAAATTATCACAGGTCCCAAAAGGAATCAGCTATTGAACTCACGTGTGTCAAGtgaatttatgtttttatag
- the LOC127015509 gene encoding uncharacterized protein LOC127015509 produces MASNYRKPGLSTAQRKKSGLKPELTEEQKQEIREAFDLFDTDGSGSIDIKELKVAMRALGFEPKKEEIKKMIADIDKEGSGTIDFEDFLAMMTQKMSEKDSKEEILKAFRLFDDDGTGKISFKNLKRVAKELGENLTDEELQEMIDEADRDGDGEVSEQEFLRIMKKTSLY; encoded by the exons ATG GCATCCAACTATAGAAAACCTGGCTTAAGTACAGCTCAGCGGAAGAAAAGTGGCTTGAAACCTGAACttacagaagagcaaaagcaggaGATCAGAGAAGCTTTTGATTTGTTTGATACTGATGGATCTGGAAGCATCGACATAAAAGAACTGAAG GTTGCAATGCGTGCTTTAGGCTTTGAgccaaagaaggaagaaattaagaaaatgataGCAGATATTGACAAAGAAGGAAGCGGCACCATTGACTTTGAAGACTTTTTGGCTATGATGACGCAAAAAATG AGTGAAAAGGattcaaaagaagaaatcttgaAAGCTTTCAGATTATTTGATGATGATGGGACAGGAAAAATTTCATTCAAAAACTTGAAAAGGGTTGCCAAGGAGCTGGGAGAAAATTTAACAGATGAAGAACTTCAG GAAATGATTGATGAAGCTGATCGAGATGGAGACGGAGAAGTAAGTGAGCAAGAATTCTTGAGAATCATGAAGAAAACTAGCTTATATTAA
- the BBS12 gene encoding Bardet-Biedl syndrome 12 protein isoform X1: MAFRDLNARRHIGLQQLSSLALAGRTLLGPMKSCKFIVDESTNQSTLICSAVRLIESLDLTSASGQLLNETIQAQNKEFKTGMSTLLFLIGAWSNAVLECLQQNVPVSAIVSVMSEGLNSCCERVQCLQISIHDVNKELCSSSVRPNAFKSKTCPMRCDSLPNPQIFLHFQKEVSAPEVIPINSCSHQEDDCNFNKDLVSPLAGFGSIASLVKPAGDKSISVISGSGVIASSCNKQKLTHSRYFSTLGKSHFSSQQGNFQGYLSGPSADPCECYGLGHLAMALSHGNQTSVKLLQSIVAYQQERAECSGSSQINIAEIVTCCLLGLPESYSCVSPGFVTLVSPEQVTVLKYFEDKPLRILLMDGDLTEQYRHVGFNRPRNVRTILEHPSLWEGRAGDLWLSSMLDILISFEVNLVLVKGNVCENLMEKCIANSILVIGSVTQDVLCAFGEVTSAQPVTYLTQLNASCVGSGAHVELWKACDGRAMDLGELVPVRIKVRGIPLLTAVLTTTVASKMQLIEDQFWTLVYRLRHALNDEKVFLGGGAVELLCLSHIQMLAKQPLQPANKNAAKEFHNPWLAASVTEHKSVVLQALASGWKQYLSVVMCNTAKAASELEACTSVDHHLKKAADCGSPSAYILKEFRRGDLLRGGSGPFTDHGEGLKVYDNVTAKTEAWRRALDLVLLVLQTDAEIITGPKRNQLLNSRVSSEFMFL, from the coding sequence ATGGCTTTCAGGGATTTGAATGCAAGAAGACATATTGGACTTCAACAACTCTCATCCTTAGCGTTAGCTGGAAGAACATTATTGGGGCCAATGAAATCATGTAAATTCATTGTGGATGAAAGCACCAACCAGAGCACATTGATTTGTTCTGCTGTTAGACTGATTGAAAGTTTGGATTTAACTAGTGCTTCTGGACAGCTTCTTAATGAAACCATTCAGGCACAAAACAAGGAGTTTAAGACTGGGATGAGTACCCTGTTGTTTCTTATTGGTGCATGGAGCAATGCCGTACTGGAGTGCCTCCAGCAGAATGTTCCTGTTTCAGCAATAGTATCTGTGATGTCTGAGGGGTTGAACTCTTGCTGTGAGAGAGTCCAGTGTCTTCAAATATCAATACATGATGTAAATAAAGAGCTGTGTTCTAGCAGTGTTAGGCCAAAcgcttttaaaagcaaaacttgccCAATGCGATGTGACAGTCTTCCAAATCCTCAgattttcctgcattttcagAAGGAGGTTTCTGCGCCAGAAGTAATTCCGATAAATTCTTGTTCCCATCAAGAAGACGATTGTAATTTTAACAAAGACCTGGTTTCACCTTTGGCCGGCTTTGGTTCAATAGCTTCTCTTGTCAAACCAGCGGGTGACAAAAGTATATCTGTGATTTCTGGAAGTGGTGTTATTGCATCCAGCTGTAACAAACAAAAGTTAACCCATAGCAGATACTTCAGCACTCTaggaaaaagccatttttcaaGTCAGCAAGGTAATTTTCAGGGATACCTTTCAGGACCATCAGCAGATCCATGTGAATGTTATGGTTTAGGACACCTGGCAATGGCTCTGAGCCATGGAAATCAGACTAGCGTGAAACTGCTACAAAGCATTGTTGCATATCAACAAGAGAGAGCAGAATGCAGTGGCTCTTCCCAGATTAATATTGCAGAAATTGTGACATGCTGTTTACTGGGCCTGCCTGAAAGCTATTCTTGTGTCTCCCCAGGCTTTGTCACGTTAGTATCACCAGAACAAGTCACAGTTCTCAAATACTTTGAAGACAAACCCCTTCGGATTCTGCTAATGGATGGTGACCTAACTGAACAATATCGTCACGTAGGTTTTAATAGACCACGTAACGTAAGGACCATATTGGAGCATCCTAGCCTAtgggaaggcagagcaggagaCTTATGGTTAAGCAGTATGTTAGATATTCTGATAAGCTTTGAAGTAAACTTGGTTTTGGTCAAAGGAAACGTGTGTGAAAacttaatggaaaaatgcatCGCAAACAGTATATTGGTAATTGGTTCTGTGACTCAGGATGTGTTGTGTGCCTTTGGGGAGGTCACCAGCGCCCAGCCAGTGACATACCTCACCCAGCTGAATGCTTCTTGTGTGGGGAGCGGGGCCCACGTGGAGTTGTGGAAGGCCTGTGATGGGCGTGCAATGGATCTGGGTGAGCTTGTGCCAGTCAGGATAAAAGTGCGAGGAATTCCCCTGCTCACGGCCGTGCTTACCACTACTGTAGCTTCAAAGATGCAGCTCATTGAAGACCAGTTCTGGACTCTGGTGTATCGACTCCGTCATGCTTTAAATGACGAGAAGGTTTTTCTTGGTGGTGGTGCAGTGGAGCTCTTGTGCCTTAGTCACATTCAGATGCTTGCAAAACAACCTTTACAGCCAGCAAATAAAAACGCTGCAAAAGAGTTTCACAATCCTTGGCTGGCAGCATCTGTGACAGAGCATAAATCAGTTGTGCTCCAAGCATTAGCAAGTGGCTGGAAGCAGTATCTTTCGGTGGTTATGTGTAACACCGCAAAAGCTGCATCGGAGTTGGAAGCGTGTACCTCAGTTGATCATCACCTCAAAAAAGCAGCTGACTGTGGCTCTCCCTCAGCATATATATTGAAAGAGTTTAGAAGAGGTGATCTGCTCAGGGGTGGTTCTGGTCCCTTCACTGACCATGGAGAGGGTTTAAAGGTTTATGATAATGTTACAGCGAAGACAGAGGCATGGCGGAGAGCTCTAGACTTGGTGCTGCTAGTGCTTCAAACAGATGCCGAAATTATCACAGGTCCCAAAAGGAATCAGCTATTGAACTCACGTGTGTCAAGtgaatttatgtttttatag